Proteins encoded together in one Lachnospiraceae bacterium JLR.KK008 window:
- the hisF gene encoding imidazole glycerol phosphate synthase subunit HisF, with protein MYTKRIIPCLDVNNGRVVKGVNFVNLQDAGDPVEIGAAYDRAGADELVFLDITASCDARNTVVDMVRKVAEKVFIPFTVGGGIRTVEDFRAILREGADKISVNSAAIARPELISEAADKFGSQCVVVAIDAKKRADGSGWNIYKNGGRIDMGIDAVEWAMRADRLGAGEILLTSMDCDGTKAGYDLELTKAVSGNVSIPVIASGGAGRPEHFYDALTEGGAEAALAASLFHFKELEIREVKQYLRQRQVAVRL; from the coding sequence ATGTATACAAAGAGGATTATTCCCTGTCTGGATGTAAATAACGGAAGAGTTGTAAAAGGGGTCAATTTTGTCAATCTCCAGGATGCCGGGGACCCGGTGGAGATTGGTGCGGCCTACGACAGAGCAGGGGCCGACGAACTTGTGTTTCTGGATATTACAGCTTCCTGTGATGCGAGAAATACCGTGGTGGATATGGTGCGCAAGGTAGCGGAGAAGGTGTTCATTCCATTTACGGTAGGCGGAGGTATTCGCACGGTGGAGGATTTCCGGGCAATTCTGCGGGAAGGGGCGGATAAAATATCGGTCAATTCGGCGGCGATTGCCAGACCGGAGCTGATCAGTGAGGCGGCGGATAAATTTGGGAGTCAGTGTGTGGTTGTAGCTATCGATGCCAAGAAAAGGGCGGATGGCAGTGGCTGGAATATCTATAAAAACGGCGGCCGCATTGATATGGGGATTGATGCGGTGGAATGGGCGATGAGGGCCGACCGGCTTGGTGCGGGAGAAATTCTGCTCACAAGTATGGATTGTGACGGCACAAAGGCGGGCTATGATCTGGAATTGACGAAGGCTGTATCCGGGAATGTGTCCATCCCTGTGATTGCGTCAGGAGGTGCGGGAAGGCCGGAACATTTTTATGATGCTTTGACGGAGGGCGGTGCGGAAGCTGCGCTGGCAGCCTCCCTGTTTCATTTTAAAGAACTGGAGATCAGGGAAGTGAAACAATATCTGCGCCAGAGACAAGTAGCCGTGAGACTGTAA
- the hisH gene encoding imidazole glycerol phosphate synthase subunit HisH: protein MIAIIDYDAGNIRSVEKAIQLLGAETSVTRDRDTILRADRVILPGVGAFGDAMGKIRSYGLEEVIHQVVEERIPFLGICLGLQLLFESSEESEGVRGLGILPGKIVRIPEKQGLKIPHIGWNSLQFPSSGTLFQGIEEGAYVYFVHSYYLQAQEETIVKATTQYGVNIHASVEKDNVFACQFHPEKSSDTGMQILKNFISIPGRRED from the coding sequence ATGATAGCGATTATTGATTATGACGCAGGAAATATCAGAAGTGTGGAGAAAGCGATTCAACTGCTTGGGGCAGAGACGAGTGTTACAAGAGACCGGGATACGATATTGCGTGCGGACAGAGTGATTTTGCCCGGTGTAGGCGCATTTGGGGATGCCATGGGGAAGATCCGCAGTTATGGTCTGGAGGAGGTCATACATCAGGTCGTGGAGGAGAGGATTCCTTTTCTTGGTATTTGTCTGGGACTTCAGCTTTTATTTGAATCGAGCGAGGAGAGCGAAGGTGTCCGGGGACTGGGAATCCTGCCGGGGAAAATCGTGAGAATTCCGGAAAAGCAGGGACTTAAAATTCCGCATATAGGCTGGAACTCTCTGCAGTTTCCGTCATCGGGGACGCTGTTTCAGGGAATTGAGGAAGGGGCGTACGTCTATTTCGTTCATTCATACTATCTGCAGGCGCAGGAGGAGACGATTGTAAAGGCGACGACTCAGTATGGTGTGAACATTCATGCTTCGGTAGAAAAAGACAATGTTTTTGCCTGCCAGTTCCATCCGGAAAAAAGTTCCGACACCGGGATGCAGATATTAAAAAACTTTATTTCCATACCGGGCAGGAGGGAGGACTAG
- the malQ gene encoding 4-alpha-glucanotransferase → MKRTAGILLPVSSLPSNYGIGCFSKSAYQFADWLRDAGQSYWQILPLCPTSFGDSPYQSFSTFAGNPYFISLEALIEEGVLTKQECDATDFGADAGSVDYEKLYIQRYPLLRRAYERSDVLRRDDYRAFVEENGWWLSDYALFMAIKDHFGGKMWTQWPEDISLRRDEAVERYRGELEEDIGFHQYLQFQFFRQWKKLKRYANAQGIRLIGDIPIYVAMDSADTWASPELFQLNEYNRPVAVAGCPPDGFSADGQLWGNPLYRWEYHRQTGYAWWLTRLRYCFEMYDVTRIDHFRGFDEYFSIPYGEETAVNGHWEKGVGIELFREAERRLGRHEVIAEDLGYVTDSVRRLVRDSGFPGMKVLEFAFDSRDTGSASDYLPHNYTENCIAYTGTHDNETLTGWFESIAPGERQAARDYLCDQHTPGEELYRSFISLIMRSNARICIVPMQDYMGLDNRCRMNTPSTVGTNWKWRLKKSDLTEELQQWIRQFTARYDRI, encoded by the coding sequence ATGAAACGAACTGCGGGAATCTTATTGCCTGTTTCCAGCCTGCCGTCAAACTATGGCATCGGCTGCTTTTCAAAGAGCGCTTATCAATTTGCAGACTGGCTTCGGGATGCCGGACAGAGCTATTGGCAGATTTTGCCGCTGTGTCCGACCAGTTTTGGGGATTCCCCGTATCAGTCTTTTTCCACGTTCGCAGGCAATCCCTATTTTATCAGCCTTGAGGCGCTCATTGAGGAGGGCGTCCTCACAAAACAGGAATGCGATGCTACAGATTTTGGTGCGGATGCAGGGAGCGTTGATTATGAAAAATTATATATACAGCGGTATCCTCTTCTGCGCAGGGCGTATGAACGCAGCGATGTGCTCAGAAGAGATGATTACCGGGCCTTTGTGGAGGAAAACGGGTGGTGGCTGTCAGACTATGCGTTGTTTATGGCCATAAAGGATCATTTCGGAGGAAAGATGTGGACACAGTGGCCGGAAGACATCAGTCTCCGGCGAGATGAGGCTGTGGAGAGATACCGCGGCGAACTGGAGGAGGATATTGGGTTTCATCAGTATCTGCAGTTTCAGTTTTTCCGGCAGTGGAAGAAACTGAAACGCTATGCCAATGCACAGGGGATTCGTCTGATCGGTGATATTCCGATCTATGTGGCGATGGACAGTGCGGATACGTGGGCAAGCCCGGAGCTGTTTCAGTTAAATGAATACAATCGGCCTGTGGCCGTGGCAGGCTGTCCGCCGGATGGATTTTCTGCGGATGGTCAGCTCTGGGGAAATCCGCTGTACCGATGGGAATATCATCGTCAGACGGGGTATGCCTGGTGGCTGACGAGGCTTCGCTACTGTTTTGAAATGTATGATGTGACACGCATTGACCATTTCCGGGGGTTTGACGAATACTTTTCGATTCCTTATGGTGAGGAAACTGCGGTGAATGGTCACTGGGAGAAAGGTGTGGGCATCGAACTGTTCCGTGAGGCAGAGCGGCGGCTGGGCCGGCACGAAGTGATTGCTGAGGATCTCGGTTATGTGACAGACTCCGTGCGCAGACTTGTGCGGGACAGCGGATTTCCGGGCATGAAGGTATTGGAGTTTGCTTTTGATTCCAGAGATACGGGTTCTGCCAGCGATTATCTGCCGCACAATTATACGGAAAACTGTATTGCCTACACAGGGACCCATGATAATGAAACGCTGACAGGATGGTTCGAGAGCATTGCGCCCGGTGAGCGACAGGCGGCGAGAGATTATCTGTGCGATCAGCACACCCCCGGAGAAGAACTCTACCGGTCCTTTATCTCTCTGATCATGCGCAGCAATGCCAGGATTTGCATCGTCCCCATGCAGGACTATATGGGGCTTGACAACCGCTGCCGGATGAATACTCCTTCCACGGTAGGTACGAACTGGAAATGGCGTCTGAAAAAATCGGATCTGACGGAGGAACTGCAGCAGTGGATTCGGCAGTTCACGGCGCGCTACGACCGGATCTGA
- a CDS encoding uracil-DNA glycosylase — protein MPPISNDWLEPLKNEFSKPYYKKLHEKVVEEYNSRKIFPAADDIFNAFHLTPLHEVKVVILGQDPYHNDGQAHGLCFSVKPEMEIPPSLVNIYQELHDDLGCKIPNNGYLVKWAKQGVLMLNTVLTVRAHMANSHRGIGWEEFTDAAIRILNEQNRPIVFILWGRPAQMKKSMLHNSGHLILEAPHPSPLSAYRGFFGSKPFSKTNAFLRENGLSEIDWQIEDV, from the coding sequence ATGCCACCAATTTCAAATGACTGGTTGGAACCGTTAAAAAATGAATTTTCCAAACCGTATTACAAGAAACTTCATGAGAAGGTTGTGGAGGAGTACAACAGCAGGAAAATTTTTCCGGCGGCAGACGATATTTTCAATGCATTTCATCTGACACCGCTGCATGAAGTGAAGGTCGTCATACTGGGACAGGATCCTTATCATAATGACGGACAGGCACATGGGCTGTGTTTTTCAGTCAAGCCCGAGATGGAGATTCCGCCGTCGCTTGTAAATATATATCAGGAATTACACGATGATCTGGGGTGTAAGATCCCCAATAACGGTTACCTTGTGAAATGGGCAAAGCAGGGTGTACTGATGCTGAATACGGTACTGACAGTCCGTGCGCATATGGCGAATTCACACAGAGGGATCGGCTGGGAAGAATTCACGGATGCAGCCATCCGCATTTTGAATGAGCAGAACAGGCCGATCGTGTTTATCCTGTGGGGACGACCGGCTCAGATGAAGAAGAGCATGCTGCACAATTCCGGGCATCTGATTCTGGAGGCGCCGCATCCGAGTCCGCTTTCTGCATACAGAGGGTTTTTTGGCAGCAAACCGTTTAGCAAAACCAATGCTTTCTTGCGGGAAAACGGTTTGTCTGAGATTGACTGGCAGATTGAAGATGTATAA